The Canis aureus isolate CA01 chromosome 22, VMU_Caureus_v.1.0, whole genome shotgun sequence genome has a window encoding:
- the VIPR1 gene encoding vasoactive intestinal polypeptide receptor 1 isoform X1 has product MRPSSPPARWLCVLASALACALGPAGGQATNLQWEEECYHLRMIEEQHKKCLEEAQLENNTAGCSKMWDNLTCWPATPPGQVVVLACPLIFNFFSPIRGRNVSRSCTNEGWTHLEPGPYPFACGLDDKTSDVDQQQQSMFYSSVKTGYTIGYSLSLATLLVATSILSLFRKLHCTRNYIHMHLFISFILRAASVFIKDLTLFNSEELDYCTKGSVSCKAAMVFFQYCVMANFFWLLVEGLYLHTLLAVSFFSERKYFWGYILIGWGVPSTFTMVWTIIMIRFEDYGCWDTINSSLWWIIKAPILTSILVNFILFIRIIRILVQKLRSPNVGKSDSSPYSRLAKSTLLLIPLFGVHYIMFAFFPSNFKAEVKMVFELIVGSFQGFVVAILYCFLNGEVQAELRRKWRRWHLQGILGSDAKYQHPSGGSNGATCSTQVSMLTRVSPGARRSSSFQAEVSLV; this is encoded by the exons GGCGGCCAGGCGACCAACCTGCAGTGGGAGGAGGAATGTTACCATCTGCGGATGATTGAGGAGCAGCACAAGAAGTGCCTGGAGGAGGCACAGCTGGAGAATAACACAGCAG GCTGTAGCAAGATGTGGGACAACCTCACCTGCTGGCCAGCCACCCCTCCAGGCCAGGTGGTCGTCTTGGCCTGCCCCCTTATCTTTAACTTCTTTTCACCAATTCGAG GCCGCAACGTGAGCCGGAGCTGCACCAACGAGGGCTGGACGCACTTGGAGCCTGGCCCCTACCCCTTTGCCTGTGGCCTGGATGACAAGACATCAGATGTGGACCAG CAGCAGCAGTCAATGTTCTACAGCTCTGTGAAGACCGGCTACACCATCGGCTACAGCCTGTCCCTCGCCACCCTTCTGGTTGCCACGTCCATCTTGAGCCTGTTCAG GAAGCTCCACTGCACGCGGAATTACATCCACATGCACCTCTTCATATCCTTCATCCTGAGGGCCGCCTCTGTCTTCATCAAAGACTTGACCCTCTTCAACAGCGAGGAGCTGGACTATTGCACGAAGGGCTCG GTGAGCTGTAAGGCAGCCATGGTCTTTTTCCAGTACTGTGTGATGGCCAACTTCTTCTGGCTGCTGGTGGAGGGCCTCTACCTGCACACACTGCTTGCCGTCTCCTTCTTCTCTGAGCGGAAGTACTTCTGGGGGTACATACTCATCGGCTGGG GGGTGCCCAGCACATTCACCATGGTGTGGACCATCATCATGATCCGTTTTGAAGATTATGG ATGCTGGGACACCATCAACTCCTCATTGTGGTGGATCATAAAGGCCCCCATCCTCACCTCCATCTTG GTGAACTTTATCCTATTTATTCGCATCATCCGAATCCTAGTTCAGAAACTTCGGTCCCCAAATGTTGGGAAGAGTGACAGCAGCCCATACTC gaGGCTGGCCAAGTCCACCCTTCTGCTGATCCCCCTGTTTGGAGTACACTACATCATGTTCGCCTTCTTTCCCAGCAACTTTAAAGCTGAGGTGAAAATGGTCTTTGAGCTCATCGTGGGGTCTTTCCAG GGTTTTGTGGTGGCCATCCTCTACTGCTTCCTCAATGGCGAG GTGCAGGCCGAGCTGCGGCGGAAGTGGCGGCGCTGGCACCTGCAGGGCATCCTGGGCTCCGACGCCAAGTACCAGCACCCCTCGGGAGGCAGCAACGGGGCCACGTGCAGCACGCAGGTGTCCATGCTGACCCGCGTCAGCCCCGGCGCGCGCCGCTCCTCCAGCTTCCAGGCCGAGGTCTCCCTGGTCTGA
- the VIPR1 gene encoding vasoactive intestinal polypeptide receptor 1 isoform X3: MIEEQHKKCLEEAQLENNTAGCSKMWDNLTCWPATPPGQVVVLACPLIFNFFSPIRGRNVSRSCTNEGWTHLEPGPYPFACGLDDKTSDVDQQQQSMFYSSVKTGYTIGYSLSLATLLVATSILSLFRKLHCTRNYIHMHLFISFILRAASVFIKDLTLFNSEELDYCTKGSVSCKAAMVFFQYCVMANFFWLLVEGLYLHTLLAVSFFSERKYFWGYILIGWGVPSTFTMVWTIIMIRFEDYGCWDTINSSLWWIIKAPILTSILVNFILFIRIIRILVQKLRSPNVGKSDSSPYSRLAKSTLLLIPLFGVHYIMFAFFPSNFKAEVKMVFELIVGSFQGFVVAILYCFLNGEVQAELRRKWRRWHLQGILGSDAKYQHPSGGSNGATCSTQVSMLTRVSPGARRSSSFQAEVSLV, from the exons ATGATTGAGGAGCAGCACAAGAAGTGCCTGGAGGAGGCACAGCTGGAGAATAACACAGCAG GCTGTAGCAAGATGTGGGACAACCTCACCTGCTGGCCAGCCACCCCTCCAGGCCAGGTGGTCGTCTTGGCCTGCCCCCTTATCTTTAACTTCTTTTCACCAATTCGAG GCCGCAACGTGAGCCGGAGCTGCACCAACGAGGGCTGGACGCACTTGGAGCCTGGCCCCTACCCCTTTGCCTGTGGCCTGGATGACAAGACATCAGATGTGGACCAG CAGCAGCAGTCAATGTTCTACAGCTCTGTGAAGACCGGCTACACCATCGGCTACAGCCTGTCCCTCGCCACCCTTCTGGTTGCCACGTCCATCTTGAGCCTGTTCAG GAAGCTCCACTGCACGCGGAATTACATCCACATGCACCTCTTCATATCCTTCATCCTGAGGGCCGCCTCTGTCTTCATCAAAGACTTGACCCTCTTCAACAGCGAGGAGCTGGACTATTGCACGAAGGGCTCG GTGAGCTGTAAGGCAGCCATGGTCTTTTTCCAGTACTGTGTGATGGCCAACTTCTTCTGGCTGCTGGTGGAGGGCCTCTACCTGCACACACTGCTTGCCGTCTCCTTCTTCTCTGAGCGGAAGTACTTCTGGGGGTACATACTCATCGGCTGGG GGGTGCCCAGCACATTCACCATGGTGTGGACCATCATCATGATCCGTTTTGAAGATTATGG ATGCTGGGACACCATCAACTCCTCATTGTGGTGGATCATAAAGGCCCCCATCCTCACCTCCATCTTG GTGAACTTTATCCTATTTATTCGCATCATCCGAATCCTAGTTCAGAAACTTCGGTCCCCAAATGTTGGGAAGAGTGACAGCAGCCCATACTC gaGGCTGGCCAAGTCCACCCTTCTGCTGATCCCCCTGTTTGGAGTACACTACATCATGTTCGCCTTCTTTCCCAGCAACTTTAAAGCTGAGGTGAAAATGGTCTTTGAGCTCATCGTGGGGTCTTTCCAG GGTTTTGTGGTGGCCATCCTCTACTGCTTCCTCAATGGCGAG GTGCAGGCCGAGCTGCGGCGGAAGTGGCGGCGCTGGCACCTGCAGGGCATCCTGGGCTCCGACGCCAAGTACCAGCACCCCTCGGGAGGCAGCAACGGGGCCACGTGCAGCACGCAGGTGTCCATGCTGACCCGCGTCAGCCCCGGCGCGCGCCGCTCCTCCAGCTTCCAGGCCGAGGTCTCCCTGGTCTGA
- the VIPR1 gene encoding vasoactive intestinal polypeptide receptor 1 isoform X4 translates to MRPSSPPARWLCVLASALACALGPAGGQATNLQWEEECYHLRMIEEQHKKCLEEAQLENNTAGCSKMWDNLTCWPATPPGQVVVLACPLIFNFFSPIRGRNVSRSCTNEGWTHLEPGPYPFACGLDDKTSDVDQQQQSMFYSSVKTGYTIGYSLSLATLLVATSILSLFSTAHLAQEAPLHAELHPHAPLHILHPEGRLCLHQRLDPLQQRGAGLLHEGLGVPSTFTMVWTIIMIRFEDYGCWDTINSSLWWIIKAPILTSILVNFILFIRIIRILVQKLRSPNVGKSDSSPYSRLAKSTLLLIPLFGVHYIMFAFFPSNFKAEVKMVFELIVGSFQGFVVAILYCFLNGEVQAELRRKWRRWHLQGILGSDAKYQHPSGGSNGATCSTQVSMLTRVSPGARRSSSFQAEVSLV, encoded by the exons GGCGGCCAGGCGACCAACCTGCAGTGGGAGGAGGAATGTTACCATCTGCGGATGATTGAGGAGCAGCACAAGAAGTGCCTGGAGGAGGCACAGCTGGAGAATAACACAGCAG GCTGTAGCAAGATGTGGGACAACCTCACCTGCTGGCCAGCCACCCCTCCAGGCCAGGTGGTCGTCTTGGCCTGCCCCCTTATCTTTAACTTCTTTTCACCAATTCGAG GCCGCAACGTGAGCCGGAGCTGCACCAACGAGGGCTGGACGCACTTGGAGCCTGGCCCCTACCCCTTTGCCTGTGGCCTGGATGACAAGACATCAGATGTGGACCAG CAGCAGCAGTCAATGTTCTACAGCTCTGTGAAGACCGGCTACACCATCGGCTACAGCCTGTCCCTCGCCACCCTTCTGGTTGCCACGTCCATCTTGAGCCTGTTCAG CACTGCCCACCTTGCACAGGAAGCTCCACTGCACGCGGAATTACATCCACATGCACCTCTTCATATCCTTCATCCTGAGGGCCGCCTCTGTCTTCATCAAAGACTTGACCCTCTTCAACAGCGAGGAGCTGGACTATTGCACGAAGGGCTCG GGGTGCCCAGCACATTCACCATGGTGTGGACCATCATCATGATCCGTTTTGAAGATTATGG ATGCTGGGACACCATCAACTCCTCATTGTGGTGGATCATAAAGGCCCCCATCCTCACCTCCATCTTG GTGAACTTTATCCTATTTATTCGCATCATCCGAATCCTAGTTCAGAAACTTCGGTCCCCAAATGTTGGGAAGAGTGACAGCAGCCCATACTC gaGGCTGGCCAAGTCCACCCTTCTGCTGATCCCCCTGTTTGGAGTACACTACATCATGTTCGCCTTCTTTCCCAGCAACTTTAAAGCTGAGGTGAAAATGGTCTTTGAGCTCATCGTGGGGTCTTTCCAG GGTTTTGTGGTGGCCATCCTCTACTGCTTCCTCAATGGCGAG GTGCAGGCCGAGCTGCGGCGGAAGTGGCGGCGCTGGCACCTGCAGGGCATCCTGGGCTCCGACGCCAAGTACCAGCACCCCTCGGGAGGCAGCAACGGGGCCACGTGCAGCACGCAGGTGTCCATGCTGACCCGCGTCAGCCCCGGCGCGCGCCGCTCCTCCAGCTTCCAGGCCGAGGTCTCCCTGGTCTGA
- the VIPR1 gene encoding vasoactive intestinal polypeptide receptor 1 isoform X2 — translation MRPSSPPARWLCVLASALACALGPAGGQATNLQWEEECYHLRMIEEQHKKCLEEAQLENNTAGCSKMWDNLTCWPATPPGQVVVLACPLIFNFFSPIRGRNVSRSCTNEGWTHLEPGPYPFACGLDDKTSDVDQQQQSMFYSSVKTGYTIGYSLSLATLLVATSILSLFRKLHCTRNYIHMHLFISFILRAASVFIKDLTLFNSEELDYCTKGSYCVMANFFWLLVEGLYLHTLLAVSFFSERKYFWGYILIGWGVPSTFTMVWTIIMIRFEDYGCWDTINSSLWWIIKAPILTSILVNFILFIRIIRILVQKLRSPNVGKSDSSPYSRLAKSTLLLIPLFGVHYIMFAFFPSNFKAEVKMVFELIVGSFQGFVVAILYCFLNGEVQAELRRKWRRWHLQGILGSDAKYQHPSGGSNGATCSTQVSMLTRVSPGARRSSSFQAEVSLV, via the exons GGCGGCCAGGCGACCAACCTGCAGTGGGAGGAGGAATGTTACCATCTGCGGATGATTGAGGAGCAGCACAAGAAGTGCCTGGAGGAGGCACAGCTGGAGAATAACACAGCAG GCTGTAGCAAGATGTGGGACAACCTCACCTGCTGGCCAGCCACCCCTCCAGGCCAGGTGGTCGTCTTGGCCTGCCCCCTTATCTTTAACTTCTTTTCACCAATTCGAG GCCGCAACGTGAGCCGGAGCTGCACCAACGAGGGCTGGACGCACTTGGAGCCTGGCCCCTACCCCTTTGCCTGTGGCCTGGATGACAAGACATCAGATGTGGACCAG CAGCAGCAGTCAATGTTCTACAGCTCTGTGAAGACCGGCTACACCATCGGCTACAGCCTGTCCCTCGCCACCCTTCTGGTTGCCACGTCCATCTTGAGCCTGTTCAG GAAGCTCCACTGCACGCGGAATTACATCCACATGCACCTCTTCATATCCTTCATCCTGAGGGCCGCCTCTGTCTTCATCAAAGACTTGACCCTCTTCAACAGCGAGGAGCTGGACTATTGCACGAAGGGCTCG TACTGTGTGATGGCCAACTTCTTCTGGCTGCTGGTGGAGGGCCTCTACCTGCACACACTGCTTGCCGTCTCCTTCTTCTCTGAGCGGAAGTACTTCTGGGGGTACATACTCATCGGCTGGG GGGTGCCCAGCACATTCACCATGGTGTGGACCATCATCATGATCCGTTTTGAAGATTATGG ATGCTGGGACACCATCAACTCCTCATTGTGGTGGATCATAAAGGCCCCCATCCTCACCTCCATCTTG GTGAACTTTATCCTATTTATTCGCATCATCCGAATCCTAGTTCAGAAACTTCGGTCCCCAAATGTTGGGAAGAGTGACAGCAGCCCATACTC gaGGCTGGCCAAGTCCACCCTTCTGCTGATCCCCCTGTTTGGAGTACACTACATCATGTTCGCCTTCTTTCCCAGCAACTTTAAAGCTGAGGTGAAAATGGTCTTTGAGCTCATCGTGGGGTCTTTCCAG GGTTTTGTGGTGGCCATCCTCTACTGCTTCCTCAATGGCGAG GTGCAGGCCGAGCTGCGGCGGAAGTGGCGGCGCTGGCACCTGCAGGGCATCCTGGGCTCCGACGCCAAGTACCAGCACCCCTCGGGAGGCAGCAACGGGGCCACGTGCAGCACGCAGGTGTCCATGCTGACCCGCGTCAGCCCCGGCGCGCGCCGCTCCTCCAGCTTCCAGGCCGAGGTCTCCCTGGTCTGA
- the VIPR1 gene encoding vasoactive intestinal polypeptide receptor 1 isoform X6 produces MWDNLTCWPATPPGQVVVLACPLIFNFFSPIRGRNVSRSCTNEGWTHLEPGPYPFACGLDDKTSDVDQQQQSMFYSSVKTGYTIGYSLSLATLLVATSILSLFRKLHCTRNYIHMHLFISFILRAASVFIKDLTLFNSEELDYCTKGSVSCKAAMVFFQYCVMANFFWLLVEGLYLHTLLAVSFFSERKYFWGYILIGWGVPSTFTMVWTIIMIRFEDYGCWDTINSSLWWIIKAPILTSILVNFILFIRIIRILVQKLRSPNVGKSDSSPYSRLAKSTLLLIPLFGVHYIMFAFFPSNFKAEVKMVFELIVGSFQGFVVAILYCFLNGEVQAELRRKWRRWHLQGILGSDAKYQHPSGGSNGATCSTQVSMLTRVSPGARRSSSFQAEVSLV; encoded by the exons ATGTGGGACAACCTCACCTGCTGGCCAGCCACCCCTCCAGGCCAGGTGGTCGTCTTGGCCTGCCCCCTTATCTTTAACTTCTTTTCACCAATTCGAG GCCGCAACGTGAGCCGGAGCTGCACCAACGAGGGCTGGACGCACTTGGAGCCTGGCCCCTACCCCTTTGCCTGTGGCCTGGATGACAAGACATCAGATGTGGACCAG CAGCAGCAGTCAATGTTCTACAGCTCTGTGAAGACCGGCTACACCATCGGCTACAGCCTGTCCCTCGCCACCCTTCTGGTTGCCACGTCCATCTTGAGCCTGTTCAG GAAGCTCCACTGCACGCGGAATTACATCCACATGCACCTCTTCATATCCTTCATCCTGAGGGCCGCCTCTGTCTTCATCAAAGACTTGACCCTCTTCAACAGCGAGGAGCTGGACTATTGCACGAAGGGCTCG GTGAGCTGTAAGGCAGCCATGGTCTTTTTCCAGTACTGTGTGATGGCCAACTTCTTCTGGCTGCTGGTGGAGGGCCTCTACCTGCACACACTGCTTGCCGTCTCCTTCTTCTCTGAGCGGAAGTACTTCTGGGGGTACATACTCATCGGCTGGG GGGTGCCCAGCACATTCACCATGGTGTGGACCATCATCATGATCCGTTTTGAAGATTATGG ATGCTGGGACACCATCAACTCCTCATTGTGGTGGATCATAAAGGCCCCCATCCTCACCTCCATCTTG GTGAACTTTATCCTATTTATTCGCATCATCCGAATCCTAGTTCAGAAACTTCGGTCCCCAAATGTTGGGAAGAGTGACAGCAGCCCATACTC gaGGCTGGCCAAGTCCACCCTTCTGCTGATCCCCCTGTTTGGAGTACACTACATCATGTTCGCCTTCTTTCCCAGCAACTTTAAAGCTGAGGTGAAAATGGTCTTTGAGCTCATCGTGGGGTCTTTCCAG GGTTTTGTGGTGGCCATCCTCTACTGCTTCCTCAATGGCGAG GTGCAGGCCGAGCTGCGGCGGAAGTGGCGGCGCTGGCACCTGCAGGGCATCCTGGGCTCCGACGCCAAGTACCAGCACCCCTCGGGAGGCAGCAACGGGGCCACGTGCAGCACGCAGGTGTCCATGCTGACCCGCGTCAGCCCCGGCGCGCGCCGCTCCTCCAGCTTCCAGGCCGAGGTCTCCCTGGTCTGA
- the VIPR1 gene encoding vasoactive intestinal polypeptide receptor 1 isoform X5 — protein sequence MRPSSPPARWLCVLASALACALGPAGGQATNLQWEEECYHLRMIEEQHKKCLEEAQLENNTAGCSKMWDNLTCWPATPPGQVVVLACPLIFNFFSPIRGRNVSRSCTNEGWTHLEPGPYPFACGLDDKTSDVDQQQQSMFYSSVKTGYTIGYSLSLATLLVATSILSLFRKLHCTRNYIHMHLFISFILRAASVFIKDLTLFNSEELDYCTKGSVSCKAAMVFFQYCVMANFFWLLVEGLYLHTLLAVSFFSERKYFWGYILIGWGVPSTFTMVWTIIMIRFEDYGCWDTINSSLWWIIKAPILTSILVNFILFIRIIRILVQKLRSPNVGKSDSSPYSVLWWPSSTASSMARCRPSCGGSGGAGTCRASWAPTPSTSTPREAATGPRAARRCPC from the exons GGCGGCCAGGCGACCAACCTGCAGTGGGAGGAGGAATGTTACCATCTGCGGATGATTGAGGAGCAGCACAAGAAGTGCCTGGAGGAGGCACAGCTGGAGAATAACACAGCAG GCTGTAGCAAGATGTGGGACAACCTCACCTGCTGGCCAGCCACCCCTCCAGGCCAGGTGGTCGTCTTGGCCTGCCCCCTTATCTTTAACTTCTTTTCACCAATTCGAG GCCGCAACGTGAGCCGGAGCTGCACCAACGAGGGCTGGACGCACTTGGAGCCTGGCCCCTACCCCTTTGCCTGTGGCCTGGATGACAAGACATCAGATGTGGACCAG CAGCAGCAGTCAATGTTCTACAGCTCTGTGAAGACCGGCTACACCATCGGCTACAGCCTGTCCCTCGCCACCCTTCTGGTTGCCACGTCCATCTTGAGCCTGTTCAG GAAGCTCCACTGCACGCGGAATTACATCCACATGCACCTCTTCATATCCTTCATCCTGAGGGCCGCCTCTGTCTTCATCAAAGACTTGACCCTCTTCAACAGCGAGGAGCTGGACTATTGCACGAAGGGCTCG GTGAGCTGTAAGGCAGCCATGGTCTTTTTCCAGTACTGTGTGATGGCCAACTTCTTCTGGCTGCTGGTGGAGGGCCTCTACCTGCACACACTGCTTGCCGTCTCCTTCTTCTCTGAGCGGAAGTACTTCTGGGGGTACATACTCATCGGCTGGG GGGTGCCCAGCACATTCACCATGGTGTGGACCATCATCATGATCCGTTTTGAAGATTATGG ATGCTGGGACACCATCAACTCCTCATTGTGGTGGATCATAAAGGCCCCCATCCTCACCTCCATCTTG GTGAACTTTATCCTATTTATTCGCATCATCCGAATCCTAGTTCAGAAACTTCGGTCCCCAAATGTTGGGAAGAGTGACAGCAGCCCATACTC GGTTTTGTGGTGGCCATCCTCTACTGCTTCCTCAATGGCGAG GTGCAGGCCGAGCTGCGGCGGAAGTGGCGGCGCTGGCACCTGCAGGGCATCCTGGGCTCCGACGCCAAGTACCAGCACCCCTCGGGAGGCAGCAACGGGGCCACGTGCAGCACGCAGGTGTCCATGCTGA
- the VIPR1 gene encoding vasoactive intestinal polypeptide receptor 1 isoform X7, with protein sequence MRPSSPPARWLCVLASALACALGPAGGQATNLQWEEECYHLRMIEEQHKKCLEEAQLENNTAGCSKMWDNLTCWPATPPGQVVVLACPLIFNFFSPIRGRNVSRSCTNEGWTHLEPGPYPFACGLDDKTSDVDQQQQSMFYSSVKTGYTIGYSLSLATLLVATSILSLFRKLHCTRNYIHMHLFISFILRAASVFIKDLTLFNSEELDYCTKGSVSCKAAMVFFQYCVMANFFWLLVEGLYLHTLLAVSFFSERKYFWGYILIGWGVPSTFTMVWTIIMIRFEDYGCWDTINSSLWWIIKAPILTSILVNFILFIRIIRILVQKLRSPNVGKSDSSPYSYASATKPRSWRRQQITCALFTPRAQSLACVQRRNGTQ encoded by the exons GGCGGCCAGGCGACCAACCTGCAGTGGGAGGAGGAATGTTACCATCTGCGGATGATTGAGGAGCAGCACAAGAAGTGCCTGGAGGAGGCACAGCTGGAGAATAACACAGCAG GCTGTAGCAAGATGTGGGACAACCTCACCTGCTGGCCAGCCACCCCTCCAGGCCAGGTGGTCGTCTTGGCCTGCCCCCTTATCTTTAACTTCTTTTCACCAATTCGAG GCCGCAACGTGAGCCGGAGCTGCACCAACGAGGGCTGGACGCACTTGGAGCCTGGCCCCTACCCCTTTGCCTGTGGCCTGGATGACAAGACATCAGATGTGGACCAG CAGCAGCAGTCAATGTTCTACAGCTCTGTGAAGACCGGCTACACCATCGGCTACAGCCTGTCCCTCGCCACCCTTCTGGTTGCCACGTCCATCTTGAGCCTGTTCAG GAAGCTCCACTGCACGCGGAATTACATCCACATGCACCTCTTCATATCCTTCATCCTGAGGGCCGCCTCTGTCTTCATCAAAGACTTGACCCTCTTCAACAGCGAGGAGCTGGACTATTGCACGAAGGGCTCG GTGAGCTGTAAGGCAGCCATGGTCTTTTTCCAGTACTGTGTGATGGCCAACTTCTTCTGGCTGCTGGTGGAGGGCCTCTACCTGCACACACTGCTTGCCGTCTCCTTCTTCTCTGAGCGGAAGTACTTCTGGGGGTACATACTCATCGGCTGGG GGGTGCCCAGCACATTCACCATGGTGTGGACCATCATCATGATCCGTTTTGAAGATTATGG ATGCTGGGACACCATCAACTCCTCATTGTGGTGGATCATAAAGGCCCCCATCCTCACCTCCATCTTG GTGAACTTTATCCTATTTATTCGCATCATCCGAATCCTAGTTCAGAAACTTCGGTCCCCAAATGTTGGGAAGAGTGACAGCAGCCCATACTC GTATGCATCTGCCACCAAGCCACGGAGCTGGAGAAGACAACAGATAACCTGTGCTTTATTCACACCACGTGCCCAGTCCCTGGCATGTGTCCAGCGCAGAAACGGGACACAGTAA